The nucleotide sequence ACTTTTTCACTACTTTCTACCAAACGGATCTTTGCAAAGTGTCAACCAAAGCATGCCAGTATTCTCGGGGCCACAGGGTCAACGTTGGTAAAACAATGTTGACACTGAGCCCCAGAATACTGGGGGGGGCACTTACCTGCTGAGCTGCAGCTTTTGGTAGAGCAGCACCCCCCAGCGGTACAGGGGTCTCAGGGGCGTCTCGAACCACAGCTGGCCCTGCAGGACGGGTGACAGGCAGGCGGCGGCCATCAGGTAAGAGGAGGACCCGCACTCCCCCAGGTAGGACAGGAGCAGGCCGGACCCCGAGCCTTCGCTCACTGCTAGCAGAGCGGACGACTGGTAGCGGTAACGGAGGTAGGCCACGGCCTGGACCAGGTCGGAGGGGTCCCCGAACTCCTGGAACCTGGGGGTGACCAGGGGGCAGCCACCTTGACCGCGACGGTGGAACACGACGGGGTAGTACCCCTGTCGGAGGGCCAGGGCACACAGCCGGAGCAGGTGGGGGGTTACCCTGCCCCAGGAGTTGggaatgaggatgaggatgggggGGCAGGATGTGTGGCAGCTCAGGGCCCTCCCTCGCCCAACACCTCCTCCCGCCCCCTGCTCTTGCTTTGCCCCACCTAGCCTCCACGGTTCTGCCTCCTCCCTTGGTCCTACTGCCCAATCCAAGGCCACCACACCGCCGTCCTTCACCTGCAGGTAGTCCCTGGCAAACCGTATCCCTCCGCCTGCTCCCAGGGGTCCAGCCAGGCTCCAGAGCGTCTGTATGTTTGGGTCCCCCCAGGGCCAGGAGGCCAGGCTAGGCCGGGCCAGGGACCCACAATGCCGGAGCAGGAACTGGGCCAGGGCCGTGGGCTTGCAAACCAGCTGGGGCCCCTCGCTGTCCATCCTTCCATCAGGGACCAATGTGAGCTCCAGAAACCAGCACAACCACGCCCACAGCAACCGGCCAGCTCGCCGAACCAGTTGCCCTGTGCAAGCCCGCACTGGGGGCCAACGGAAAAGCAGGGCGGTGAGGAGCAGGACCAGAGAGGGCAGCAGGCACAGCACCAGGTCCCACATGACGGGAATCATCGGCGGGGTGGTTATCGCTGAGGGAAAGGGTTTAATCCGAACCGTCGCACAGCTCCGCAGAACCCTGTTTCAGTGCCCCTCAgtcctccctcccttttccccATCCAATCGGGTCAGTGGGGTTTCAGCACTGgagcaaatggaaaaatgtgGCACACTAGACCAGACGCTAGCCACTTCTGTCCTTTTGCCCCGTAGAATCTGTCCCTCTGAGGTACGCTGAAtacatctcctcctcctcaaccCAGCCCACCCCCAATCACCCAATCTCACTGCCTCCATCAATCATTAGCAGTGCCCACCAGCGATCGAACGCTCTCTTCTCTCCTACCCCAACCCCGTTCCCCCGCCCCCATGTTGCAACATgatcaaataaaactgaacttcaAATCCATGAACTGTGCCTTCTACCATCTCCCCAAAATGCTTAACATGTATCATTGAGAATGAATTCAGTGCCGTGTCGTAAGCCTCACCAGAAATAGTCAAATGTATTTGTGGTTATATCAGCACTTCAGAAACGTACCTGTATATGTAATACCAAAAGAACTATAcagtgcatgcatgaatgtatatatgtacattatATACTATGAACTATACATTAACCTAAGGCACTTTGCTTGGGTGTTGTTCATCTTGCCACCACAAAACTGTGATCATACTCTTTTAATAACTCAGAAGCATAAGCTCCAGTACCACTATCTGTGACGTTAACAGGTCAAATTTGCAACGCACACAATGGATTAACCTGTAACCACAGCCCCAGTTCACTGACCCTTGAGCATATGATGGTAAAGGTCATTTATCTCATTTCCGTTTTTGAATTTTACTGATGTATTATTTGTGCGACAGTCATGTTTGATGGACGCAGTTGTGGAGCTGTTGGTGCCTTACCCAGTTAAAGATTGAGCCTTTAAGTACCATGGTCTGCATTCAAATCCCAACTCTGCCAGCCACTCTGTAGTATTGACTTTTGCATCCTCCACAGAGGGAGAGCTTTGGTCAGAAGTGTTCCCACCCCCTGCCACCTCATCATGCAACAGCAACTcttctggccaatcaggtgccagcttactgcctgtgccagctgctcTGGGAAAAGACATGAAGCCCGATGTTGGGTTTTCAGAGAGGTGGTAAACAAAATGGGACAGCCGGTGATAGGAAATCATTATTAAAGTTAATTAAAGATCGAGGTAATTAAAGAGGTATCACCctgtatgtttttgttattttaccatGAGCAGTTGGATTACATcacttttgttcatttgtatgtgtgataaaaacagtcaaaaacatTAAGCAGTATCAAACTGTTTGCTATAACAACTTCAGGCTTGCTCTTTGTGTTCTCCAAATCATTTAGGCAAGTGCATAAAGAAAACTCCAATCCTAGTATCATTCTCTGTAAAGTTCTCAAAGGGCTGCTCTTTATTATACTACCTGTTCATGCCTTTGATATTAGCTGTCAACCGAGTGCAAGTTGCTCATCTGTTTTGCCTTACCAATGCACACGTACGGCAATAAGGAGTATGCACTTCTGACCAGTTACCCCGCGTTGGTGTATTTCCTCGCTGGCTTCCACACCAATATTGCCTAGGCCACTGTGAAACATCACTAAGTTCAGAAgtcactgaagctcctgccaaatgTACCAGAACTACCCTTCTTCCAAAGTCACTTGCATCTCTTCCTCTACCCATGGTTGCCAAGATGTATAACACTGCTGGGCCAGCCCAGCTGCCCTTTAAGCCCCAGTAGCCTGAATGTTAATTGCCGAACTCAGGAACCACACGTGTGTGGAATAGCTGGCAGTCAATATACATTTAATTCCTCATTTACTCATTCCCTTTGCGTGGTTACCTGTATCACACTGCACATGTACCTGTTCACATTTGCACTTCATGTTACTGAAAGCTTAAGTGTGAATTTTAGAGATGCAATTAATTTTTGCTGAACATTTCCAGGAAGCCTAGtagaaatgcaaaaatacacaaattagGCAACAGCTTGTGTAATTCACTAGTGCAGACAGTCTGTGAGCAGGCAACTGACAGACTGACTCTGTTGGTCACCAAGCTACACCCTGAGCTGAGCAGAGGGGGGTGGGTCCCCCcccagcctggttccttccgaggtttcttcccatctgccacagggaatTCTTCCTttccactgttgctttaggcttgctcctgtgggggtttaggccagggttatctgtgaagcgtattgtgacaattgttcgtgaaatgcactatataaatgAACTTTGATCTGatttgtgagagaaaaaaaatgtgaccaCATATTTCTTTGCACATTTAGATAGCcacaatcaaaacaaacacagagctttCAGACAATTaacaggttatttatttattacaaatgtaCAATTGTGTCCATAACTTTTATTCTAACACTTTTAAATCTATTTTGTACAGGTTAACTCAAACTGTCTTCCAAGACAtagtctcctccccccccataATCTCCCATGTAGAATAGCAGGATACGTACTGTACGAAAACACCGCCATAGCTTGCAGTGTCACAGCGGTCTGAGCAGGGGTttggggttctgtgtgtgtgtgtgtgtgtgtgtgtgtgcgcgcgcgcgcgcgcgcgcaacAACTCATTTATTCACAAACCTTATTCACTAAACAGTGTGGTCTGAACGGCTGTGTTTTATCAGTGCTATGCGTACGTATCCACGACATGACGTCTAACAAGGCAGGCACTGCAGCTTCGGGGGAAGTCCACGCGGAAAAGGAACTCTACTTGTTGGCTGGAGGAAGCTATGGGTGGACGAATGTGCCTCTACAGGGCACCACTGGCTAACAAAGCATCCCATGCCAGTCTGAGCCAGGCCTGTGGCCTCGGCCGCCCCGACGGTCTGGGCAAGGaaaccacctcctcctcttcctcgaaACAAACCACAGCGGGCACACATGGATTATTTAGAGGGGATGGctaacaaaaacagtttttcataACCCATAgcttataaaaataatgtataatgaaaatacagcatatatgcatatttacTCTTCTGttcgatttcttttttttccatgatgAACAGACTATGATAGACAGGCATGGCTGGTGTGGGGTATGatgagggggggatggggagggcagGGGCATTATTGGCACTGAGTTTGtaggggggggaaggaggagagggggtgctGTCCATGTGTTCACTCAAACTACAGTATCTAAGCTAGTTTTTGCAGGACGTGTGTAAAAGCAATATTGATCATTACCACTACAAACCAGCTCTCACCACTTTGACACAGTCTACAAAaaccaaccccacccacacccacacccccacccttggggaaaaaaaaaaacgaatgtagaaaaaaaagaaccacgAAAACTGGCAGCAACGTGGATAAGACTTGGTTACGGAAGCATCATGTAAACTGGGGCGATTCTGAAGAGGAAGCCGCTGAGCGTTTGTGAGCTCCAACGCTAATGCTAGCAGAGGGGCAGGGCTACGCGCTAAACAGCACTGGCTCACAGAACTGGCCTTTTTCCTCATTCTGCCAGACGACTCTCCCAAATCAGTGTTCCGTCACAAACGGACTTAAGAagcagagtcacacacagcgcTGTAGTGAGGCGCGTCACTTGAGCCGACTCTTCGTTTGACCAatggcgtgcgtgcgtgtgtgcggagATCCCACAGGCGGAGCGTTCCGCGGGCCACGTATCCCATCGCCTCGTTTCTGAGCGCACCCCTCCAGGCATCGTCCCATCCAGCCCGCCATCTTTCAGACCCCGCTCCCTTCCCTGGGCTCCGGCTGAAACCACAGGGCACGCTAACCTCCTCAGCTCAACTCTacggggaggagaggggtctCCTGTCTTCCTGGGGCCTGACTAAGTTTGTTTGTTCGACTGAGCGCTTTCGAGGTCATGTGACATCCTTTcccaaccccctcccacccagaTCCAGGGGCTTTGTgtagaggatggggggggggggggggtaatgaggGTGCCAGCAATCAGCTCCACTAAAAACAAGGGtcattctccctccccctctccgtcgttcactccccccttccctttctccaGTCATCCGGCTTTTCGCTGGCGGATCAGAGCGGTCATCCGGAGGCGTTAAAAGGCTGGCCTTTGCCCActggttaaaaacaaaactttacaAGTCCATTGGTGGGAGGGGATAGCTTGTAGCCTTGGGCACCCAATCCCAGTGCTGGAGGAATAAGACCCGCCCAGTTAAAACAGGGGGCCTGAGAGAGGCAGGGCGGCCCCTCGGCAACGCTGCACAGCTGGAGCAGACCTTCCATCCCCCTCGACGACAACCGACAAGCACGGCGTaacaaaaaaagccaacaaGAACTAACGgataatacataataaaataatataacaaaatgACGATAATGAAgcgaaacaataataaaaactataataattccagtgtttgttttctttttttaagtcagtACTTTAGTCCCAAGAGGTATAGGccaacagaaatgcacacagaaagtaaaatggaaaaaaattaagattaaatcgaaagaaagagggaaagattCTCAGTTCAGCAATGGCAATGCTATCGACCCTTTGAGATCTGGGCCATGAAGACCAGGGTCCTGGCCACGCCCAGGCATCCTCAAGGCCCAATCAGGCGgttagtctgtctgtctgtctctacaTTACCTCCACATGtctgtacatttcagaaagGGGTAGAAGTTCAGAGGGGATTTcaacatggagagagagaaataaagaaataaatcacTGTCCTTCCTTGTAGTCCACTGCCCATCTTAGTGCTTTCTCTTTAGTGTGTTCagttctgaaatatatttatatatttaatatatttaatatatataatatatttaaactCACTGGTAGTGATACCTCTATCGTGTTTCTTTAACATagtgctatttattttcatttatttctcaatttctctctcctttatcctttctctttccttccatttccactcttcttttttctgctctatcccactgcccccccccctctcctatCTCCTGGaacacttcctctctctctctctctctctctctctctctccccctcccttatCTCCTACACtacctttccctctctctctatctctcacctcccctctccttccctccccctctcactgctTCTTCTCGCGGGTTGTGATGGTGACCAGTTGCTTAGCGGCCTTGGCGATGTCGTAGGCGCACTGGATGACCTGCTGGGTGAGGAGCTGGTAGTCCACGGGGGCGGCGCCCGGGTCCGTGGGCACCGCCTTGCGGCACTCCCCCTGCAGCCGCGACGCGCTGGCGGCCAGGAGACGCAGGGAGCAGCGCACCGCGTCCAGCGCCggcctctggggggggggaggggggtcaatggtcagaggagagagagcaggacaggGTTTGTGCAGCAGGGACAGCGCCAGAGCATTTataagagaggaggaggggtttTGTGAAGCcgacagaggagggagggagagggagggagagagagagagagagagagattgagtgaTAGGCAGACAGTGTTAATGCAGCAGACCAATACAGGGTGTTTTTGACAGGAGAAAGGGACGAGTgcttaaaagagagagagagaaagacagagagagagagagagaaagagagagagaggagagagaaagacagagagagagagagagagagagagagggacgagtgtttgagagagacaggcagagggaagagacagagagggagagggcttTTGTGTAGCAGACAGATTTGTAAGGCCTTACCTTGGGGAAGAGAGAGGCCATCTCAGAGACAGCAGTGTGGATCTTCTCAGAGCAGGGCACAAAGCTGaggacacagacgcacacacaatcacctgAGCTGAGGATcacccatgtgcacacacaatcacctgAGCTGaggacacagacgcacacacaatcacctgAGCTGAGGACcacccatgtgcacacacaatcacctgAGCTGAGGACcacccatgtgcacacacaatcacctgAGCTGAGGACcacccatgtgcacacacaatcacctgAGCTGaggacacagacgcacacacaatcacctgAGCTGAGGACcacccatgtgcacacacaatcacctgAGCTGAGGACcacccatgtgcacacacaatcacctgAGCTGAGGACcacccatgtgcacacacaatcacctgAGCTGAGGACcattcatgtgcacacacaatcacctgAGCTGAGGACCACccatgtgcacacgtgtgtcaaatatatatatatctttttttcacacaaaatgaTGATTTGGGCTGCATCTTCACGTGCACTGGACCGCAAgctgagacacacaaacacaccaacagcAGATGGCTTTTGAGAGTACTGGGAGTGTATTAAGAGTTTGTTTTTTGAGAGTGTTGGGAGTGTCCTTTCTGAGAGTATTGAGACAGCTCTTTTGGAGAGTATTGGAAGTGTTGTTTTTCCGAGTATAGGGAGTGTGTTTTTAGAGTTTATAGTTTTAGAGAGTACTGGCCTTACCTGTCGTGTTTAAACTCCTGTGCGGCCCTCAGCAGCTCCTGGATGTTCTTGGTCACCTGTTCAGTCTTCAGAATGACGTCTTCTgtgcagggcagggtggggtccGGCTCCCCCCCGTCTccaccccccgcctcctccagctctccacGGCTGTCATCCTCGCTGCTGCGCATCacactgtacgcacacacacacacacacacacacacacaagtgcagacacacacacacacacacacacgcacacacacacacacacacacacacgagtgcagacacacacacatatacacgaatgcacacaaacacataaacgcacacaaacaaatgcacacacacacacacacacacacacacacacacacacacacacacacacgcacacatacacacacgtgcacaaacacatgcacgcacacaaacgcacacatacgggcacagacacacaaatgcagagggggggggaaaaaaactaagaacCTCCGGGCATTGACAATAATAAAAGCGATAAATAGAAGAGAAACTGCAGCGGAGCGACTGACCTGAGTGACAGCTCATATGTCTGAGTGTTGTCGTAGtcgctgtctgtgctgctgccagGCTTCTCTCCTTTCGGGGTCTGTGCACAAACAGGACGACAGCAGagccaccatcatcatcatcaccgccACAGGTTTGAGCCCTCACAGGGGTACGCCTGCCTAAGCCCCCACAATCACTTCCGCAACTCCAGGCTTTACCCAAATCACTCCAAGCGTAGCCTACTGctttgtgtcagagagagagagacggagaaggagcaggagagggaatAAGAGGGGGAGAATGGAGAAAGGAGGACGAAAAGGGACACCAGAATACAGGCGAGCACAGGGAGGTGGGGAAGGCTTAAAAGGATAGTAGGAAAGTAAGTGAGATGGAAGGAaaggggaggcagagagggaaggaaggagggagagagggaggggtggacgTCTCACCGTGTATCTCCCCACCTCTGTGGAGCCAGAGAGGTGCAGGCCACCATAGGAGGAGAGGCCTGTGGACACCCCCTTCTGCACCTgagagcatgggggggggggggggggcaaggggcaAGGTaagacaggagggagggggtttggggggaacAAAGACatagaggggagggggggatccATGAGTGTAGGTGGACTCAAGGTgggtatgggggagggggtgtggagtATAGGGCGTGTGTGGGGTGCGGGAGAACAGGTGttatgggggttggggggaagaGAGTGAGGAGAGAAGACATCTTGATGGTTCTGAGTCACAGGCTATCGCAGTCTCCCCCATTTAAACTCGCAGCCAAACTGACAGCTGCAGGCAATCTATCCCAGACAAACAGCAGTATCTATCAGCAATTCCTATGTTTTTTTACCAAACCAATTTCCTAATGCAAATACGTGCCTTTTTCAGTGCCactaaatacaataaaaatgagccaATTAGAGTGAACTGTATGAACAGAATAGATAAGAATGCATACAGCgttcaaaacatttaaaagttttaatgTTTCTAATTTCGTCTGCTATCGTGTCAGCTGATGCTTAGAGCAATCAGTCCAGCTGTTCAGACTGCAGTGTTCAGAGCTTTGGGGTtagtcagtgttcagagctctggggttagtcagtgttcagagctctggggttagtcagtgttcagagctctggggttAGTCAGCGTTCAGACtgcagtgttcagagctctggggtaagtcagtgttcagagctctggggtaagtcagtgttcagagctctggggtaagtcagtgttcagagctctggggtaagtcagtgttcagagctctggggttAGTCAGCGTTCAGACTGCAGcg is from Anguilla anguilla isolate fAngAng1 chromosome 9, fAngAng1.pri, whole genome shotgun sequence and encodes:
- the LOC118236786 gene encoding protein ABHD15; translated protein: MIPVMWDLVLCLLPSLVLLLTALLFRWPPVRACTGQLVRRAGRLLWAWLCWFLELTLVPDGRMDSEGPQLVCKPTALAQFLLRHCGSLARPSLASWPWGDPNIQTLWSLAGPLGAGGGIRFARDYLQVKDGGVVALDWAVGPREEAEPWRLGGAKQEQGAGGGVGRGRALSCHTSCPPILILIPNSWGRVTPHLLRLCALALRQGYYPVVFHRRGQGGCPLVTPRFQEFGDPSDLVQAVAYLRYRYQSSALLAVSEGSGSGLLLSYLGECGSSSYLMAAACLSPVLQGQLWFETPLRPLYRWGVLLYQKLQLSRYASALSAVMDVERLLTCSSQRELEAAMFCSGGGSRVAGQSGGREEVAWGDYWERNEPLRDADEVAVPVLCVRSRDDPLLPPASALPTQLFRNSPYFLLALTARGGHCGFASRDGDGGAPCWSHEVALEYFRAVAEFLRAEERKASGTRGAAARGSPAPQWRTGAAATARKRRATVLRRARPPARPLVCFTVGSEGRGDGGSSGEEQDMFTWHRSYTR